From the genome of Bacteroides sp. MSB163, one region includes:
- a CDS encoding PAS domain-containing sensor histidine kinase, with protein MKEDNFLMRELLNNLPIPTTVKDIKDNCNYLFWNKKSEDLYSVSQDDLIGKNASVLPPEICSAFQQTDRETIRSGQSNTFQHLILADGCEHVLSMYKQLLYYKGEPRWLISAAVDVTEATEKRCQLEQLDIQHRLLLKATGMKLWTWDLRRKEITWKRDNEGATDRIVDADEHLLLILPECRENIYRALDRLKRKETDFFDEEFQLRNEDGTLSWREIYGAVYQYDENGEPVVLVGGTLMIDKRKALEQDLREAKEKAEEANRLKSAFLANMSHEIRTPLNSIVGFSSILTMTEDMEEKKEYNQLIQHNNTLLLKVVDDVLELSKLEAGDFKLYPAWFCLSDLVVESAAECRMKADGKLDVRVDKPEQDYMVELDAQYVKRILSNFLSNALKNTQSGHIDIAYSMVDGGVKISVKDTGCGIPQDKLPVVFDRFEKVDSFAQGVGLGLPICKSIAESMGGTIGVTSEVGAGTAFWVTLPCATAPTPQLHNEALVDNLYS; from the coding sequence ATGAAGGAAGACAATTTCCTGATGCGGGAGTTGCTGAATAATCTTCCTATTCCGACTACGGTGAAGGACATCAAGGATAACTGTAACTATCTCTTTTGGAACAAGAAATCTGAAGATTTATATAGTGTCTCTCAGGACGACCTGATCGGGAAAAATGCAAGTGTTCTGCCTCCCGAAATTTGTTCTGCCTTTCAACAGACAGACCGGGAAACGATACGTTCCGGCCAATCAAACACCTTTCAGCATCTGATATTGGCTGATGGGTGCGAACATGTATTGAGTATGTATAAGCAGTTGTTGTACTACAAGGGCGAGCCCCGCTGGCTGATTAGTGCGGCCGTGGACGTTACGGAAGCAACAGAAAAGCGGTGCCAGTTGGAACAACTGGATATTCAGCATCGCTTGTTGCTGAAAGCCACCGGTATGAAACTTTGGACATGGGATTTGCGGCGTAAAGAGATCACCTGGAAAAGAGACAATGAAGGTGCAACGGATAGAATAGTTGATGCTGACGAACATCTGCTGCTTATCCTGCCGGAATGCAGGGAGAACATCTATAGGGCATTGGACAGGCTGAAACGAAAGGAAACGGACTTTTTTGATGAGGAATTTCAGCTTCGGAATGAAGACGGTACTCTTTCGTGGAGAGAAATTTACGGCGCCGTATATCAGTATGATGAAAACGGCGAACCGGTTGTCCTGGTGGGGGGAACTCTGATGATTGATAAAAGAAAGGCATTGGAGCAGGACTTACGGGAAGCGAAAGAGAAAGCGGAAGAAGCCAACAGGTTGAAGTCTGCCTTTCTTGCCAATATGAGTCACGAGATACGTACTCCGTTGAATTCTATTGTTGGTTTCTCAAGTATACTGACTATGACGGAGGATATGGAGGAGAAAAAGGAATATAACCAGTTGATACAGCATAACAATACCCTCTTGTTGAAGGTGGTGGATGATGTTCTGGAGCTTTCGAAGTTGGAGGCAGGAGACTTTAAACTGTATCCTGCGTGGTTCTGTCTGTCGGACCTCGTTGTGGAAAGTGCCGCCGAGTGCAGGATGAAGGCCGACGGAAAGTTGGATGTCCGTGTGGATAAACCGGAACAGGATTATATGGTGGAACTTGACGCTCAGTATGTCAAACGGATACTGAGCAACTTCCTGTCGAACGCTCTGAAAAACACCCAAAGCGGCCATATCGATATAGCGTACAGCATGGTAGATGGGGGTGTCAAGATTAGTGTGAAAGATACAGGCTGCGGTATTCCGCAGGATAAACTTCCAGTGGTTTTCGACCGTTTCGAGAAAGTGGACTCTTTTGCGCAAGGAGTTGGGTTAGGGTTGCCCATTTGTAAGTCTATAGCAGAGAGCATGGGCGGAACCATTGGGGTGACTTCGGAAGTGGGTGCAGGCACTGCGTTTTGGGTTACATTGCCTTGTGCTACGGCACCCACTCCTCAATTACACAATGAGGCGTTAGTCGACAACCTCTATTCCTAA
- a CDS encoding pentapeptide repeat-containing protein — protein MENQTIEKADFTIDELEPNYYECTFDKCNFSGQSIGRVIFERCTFKECNLSLVKASNTSWLDVLFTDCKMTGINFTLSNRFGLSVEFRNCLLSYALFTEMKLKGTRFTRCDLQNADFMETQLPEAKFTECDLCYASFHHTNLEKADFSTARNYTLNPAANRLKKARFSRYGLEGLLTGLGIEVVD, from the coding sequence ATGGAAAACCAAACCATCGAAAAAGCCGATTTCACCATCGACGAACTGGAACCCAACTACTACGAATGTACCTTCGACAAATGCAACTTCTCCGGCCAGAGCATCGGCAGAGTTATCTTTGAGAGATGCACCTTCAAAGAATGCAACCTGTCACTGGTGAAAGCCAGCAACACCTCCTGGCTGGACGTCCTCTTCACCGACTGCAAGATGACAGGCATCAACTTCACCCTCAGCAACCGCTTCGGCCTGTCCGTGGAGTTCCGCAACTGCCTCCTCTCCTATGCCCTCTTCACCGAAATGAAGCTGAAAGGTACCCGTTTCACACGTTGCGACCTGCAAAATGCCGACTTCATGGAGACGCAACTCCCCGAAGCCAAGTTCACCGAGTGCGACCTCTGCTATGCCTCCTTCCATCACACCAACCTGGAAAAAGCCGATTTCAGCACCGCCCGCAACTACACCCTGAACCCTGCCGCCAACCGCCTGAAGAAAGCCCGGTTCTCCCGCTACGGGCTGGAAGGACTGCTGACGGGATTAGGAATAGAGGTTGTCGACTAA
- a CDS encoding HU family DNA-binding protein: MAFYKKQKIHGKWYPRAITKGRPATTDDVAKRLSLMSTVSPGDTYAVLVNLGEVLGELMSAGRSVRLKGVGTFYLTCQSENQGVDTPEEVSPQQITDTKVRFIPEYSRGQNNRVIERTLIDPYLEWVDFDEIGNNSNK, from the coding sequence ATGGCTTTCTACAAAAAACAAAAAATACATGGAAAGTGGTATCCGAGAGCAATAACCAAAGGTCGCCCTGCTACAACAGATGATGTGGCAAAACGACTGTCGCTTATGTCAACGGTAAGTCCGGGAGATACCTATGCGGTACTCGTAAATCTGGGTGAAGTGTTGGGCGAACTGATGAGTGCAGGTCGGTCGGTACGGTTGAAAGGTGTAGGAACATTTTATCTCACTTGTCAATCGGAGAATCAGGGAGTAGACACGCCCGAAGAAGTCAGTCCCCAGCAAATCACTGATACAAAAGTGCGCTTCATCCCCGAATACAGCCGTGGACAAAACAACCGGGTAATCGAACGAACCCTCATCGACCCCTATCTGGAATGGGTAGACTTTGACGAAATAGGCAACAACAGCAACAAATAA
- a CDS encoding Rpn family recombination-promoting nuclease/putative transposase, with translation MGRFINPFTDYGFKKIFGQEISKDLLIDFLNDLLKGERVITDLTFLNNEQLPEWEDARALIYDIHCTTDTGEKIIVEMQNKSQLYFKERALFYLSHAVARQGQVGGEWQFNVKAVYGVFFMNFLLNDHVKLRTDIILADRDTGELFTDKMRQTFIALPVFNKEEDECENDFERWIYTLKNMETLKRMPFKARKAVFEKLEEIADVASLNEEEQELYWKSVNAYRTHLCVIDAAKLEGRAEGRAEGREEGRAEGSIEKCLSIARNLKQLGTSTDLISKATGLTPEEIASL, from the coding sequence ATGGGAAGATTTATCAATCCGTTTACCGATTACGGCTTTAAGAAAATATTCGGTCAGGAGATATCAAAGGACTTACTGATAGATTTCTTAAATGACTTATTGAAGGGCGAGCGGGTGATTACCGATCTGACCTTTCTGAACAACGAACAACTGCCGGAGTGGGAGGATGCCCGTGCGCTGATTTATGATATTCATTGCACCACAGACACGGGAGAGAAGATCATTGTTGAGATGCAAAACAAGTCGCAACTGTATTTCAAGGAGCGTGCGTTGTTCTATTTGTCTCATGCAGTGGCTCGGCAGGGGCAGGTGGGCGGTGAGTGGCAGTTTAATGTCAAGGCCGTTTACGGAGTGTTTTTTATGAACTTTTTGCTCAACGACCATGTTAAGTTACGTACTGACATCATTCTTGCTGACCGTGATACGGGCGAGTTGTTTACGGATAAGATGCGGCAAACTTTTATTGCATTGCCCGTATTTAATAAGGAAGAGGATGAATGTGAGAATGATTTTGAACGTTGGATATATACACTGAAAAATATGGAGACACTAAAACGAATGCCATTTAAGGCCCGCAAGGCAGTCTTCGAAAAACTGGAAGAAATTGCCGACGTAGCTTCTCTTAATGAAGAGGAACAAGAACTTTATTGGAAAAGCGTAAATGCATATCGCACGCATTTGTGTGTGATAGATGCGGCGAAATTGGAAGGACGTGCTGAGGGACGCGCTGAGGGACGTGAGGAAGGACGTGCTGAAGGTAGTATAGAAAAATGTCTTTCTATAGCTCGTAATTTAAAGCAACTTGGCACTTCTACCGATTTAATATCAAAGGCTACCGGCTTGACTCCTGAAGAGATTGCAAGCTTATAA
- a CDS encoding B12-binding domain-containing radical SAM protein: MKILWLDLNSSYAHSSLALPALHAQIADDDAIEWDIVSATINENVGMVAGEVYRHRPDLLAATAWLFNHEQLLHIISRVKALLPQCCIVLGGPEFLGDNEFFLRSNPFVSCVFRGEGEEVFPQWITYRNHPAEWKNIPGLCYLDSNGNYIDNGIARVLDFHHLVPPEKSRFFNWSKPFVQLETTRGCFNTCAFCVSGGEKPVRTLSIEAIRERLQIIHRHGIKNVRVLDRTFNYNTRRAKELLELFLEFAPDIRFHLEMHPALLSEELKEELKLLPEGLLHLEAGIQSLREPVLVQSRRIGRLSDALEGLKFLCALPNMETHADLIAGLPLYHLSEIFEDIRVLAEYGAGEIQLESLKLLPGTEMRRRAEELGIQYSPLPPYEVLQTREINVDELQTARQLSRLLDGFYNAPAWQGITRRLILDNETFLYEFLEHLIRIGLIDQPMSLEKRGLILYEFCKRHYPEYQSEASIAWIEAGMSLKKLPAERVKTKRQVPPEHWEVLYGEYRENLRLCFLPVGEEENRGYWFGFESEIQKIEPVFKARN, encoded by the coding sequence ATGAAAATCCTCTGGCTCGACCTGAACAGTTCATACGCCCACTCCTCACTGGCACTTCCCGCACTGCATGCACAGATAGCCGACGACGACGCCATCGAATGGGACATCGTATCCGCCACCATCAACGAGAACGTGGGCATGGTAGCGGGCGAAGTCTACCGCCACCGTCCCGACCTGCTTGCCGCCACCGCCTGGTTGTTCAACCACGAGCAACTGTTGCACATCATTTCAAGAGTAAAAGCCCTGCTGCCCCAATGCTGCATCGTATTGGGCGGACCGGAATTTCTGGGAGACAACGAATTCTTCCTGCGCAGCAACCCGTTCGTCAGTTGCGTGTTCAGGGGAGAAGGCGAAGAAGTGTTTCCGCAATGGATAACCTACCGCAACCATCCGGCGGAATGGAAGAACATCCCCGGACTCTGTTACCTCGACTCCAACGGAAATTACATCGACAACGGCATTGCCCGCGTACTGGACTTCCACCACCTCGTTCCCCCCGAGAAAAGCCGTTTCTTCAACTGGAGCAAGCCTTTCGTTCAACTGGAAACCACACGGGGCTGCTTCAACACCTGCGCCTTCTGCGTCAGCGGTGGAGAAAAACCCGTACGTACCCTGTCCATCGAGGCAATCCGCGAACGGCTGCAAATCATCCACCGACACGGAATAAAAAACGTACGCGTGCTTGACCGTACTTTCAATTATAATACCCGTCGGGCAAAAGAGCTGTTGGAACTGTTCCTTGAATTTGCCCCCGATATACGTTTCCACCTGGAAATGCACCCTGCCCTACTCTCCGAAGAATTAAAAGAGGAGTTAAAGCTCCTGCCCGAAGGGCTACTGCACCTGGAAGCCGGCATACAAAGCCTTCGCGAGCCGGTGCTTGTGCAAAGCCGACGAATAGGCCGACTGTCGGATGCGCTGGAAGGACTGAAATTCCTGTGTGCCCTCCCCAACATGGAAACGCATGCCGATCTGATTGCCGGACTCCCGCTCTATCATCTTTCGGAGATATTCGAGGACATCCGCGTATTGGCGGAATATGGCGCCGGAGAAATACAACTGGAATCCCTGAAACTGCTTCCCGGCACGGAAATGCGCCGCAGGGCGGAAGAACTGGGTATACAATATTCCCCGCTCCCACCCTACGAGGTGCTGCAAACCCGCGAAATCAATGTGGACGAATTGCAAACCGCTCGGCAACTTTCGCGCCTGCTGGATGGATTTTATAATGCTCCCGCCTGGCAGGGTATCACCCGAAGACTGATTCTGGATAACGAAACGTTCCTGTACGAGTTTCTGGAACATCTGATACGGATAGGATTGATAGATCAGCCGATGAGTCTGGAAAAACGGGGCCTCATCCTGTATGAGTTCTGCAAACGGCATTATCCTGAATATCAGTCGGAAGCAAGCATCGCCTGGATAGAAGCGGGCATGTCGCTGAAGAAGCTCCCGGCAGAACGGGTAAAGACCAAGCGGCAGGTTCCTCCCGAACATTGGGAAGTGCTGTATGGGGAATACAGGGAGAACCTCCGGCTTTGTTTCCTGCCTGTCGGCGAGGAAGAAAACCGGGGGTATTGGTTCGGCTTTGAATCGGAGATACAGAAAATAGAGCCTGTGTTCAAGGCAAGAAATTAA
- a CDS encoding TolC family protein has translation MRRLLFIFSFFCLPVASAGAQDTLVLEDCLKIGIENNLSLQSKRKEIQKGRYGISENRARLLPQINGFANYNDNIDPPVSVTDGSAYGNPYNVTHTLQYSANAGLQLQMPLYNQTLYTSISIARTMDEMNRLTYEKAREDLILQVCKMYYLGQVTAEQIALIKANITRLEELQNITQAFYDNGMAMEVDVKRVNINLENLKVQYDNAQAMLEQQLNLLKYIIDYPAEKQIALVPVDTETITPVALTGLSESLYELQLLQSQRQLAEQQKKMIGYGYIPSLNLTGNWMFSAYTDKAYHWFHSGPSGHWYRSYGLGLSLRVPIFDGLDKRYKTRKAVIDIENIKLAQENTRKNLQTQYLNATNDLMNNQRNFKKQKDNYLLAEDVYTVTMDRYREGITSMTEVLQDEMRMSEAQNNYISAHYNYRVTNLMLLKLTGQIESLVK, from the coding sequence ATGAGAAGGCTACTATTCATTTTTTCCTTTTTCTGCCTGCCTGTTGCGAGTGCAGGCGCACAAGATACCCTGGTATTAGAAGACTGCCTGAAGATAGGTATCGAGAACAACCTGTCCCTGCAAAGTAAACGGAAAGAGATACAAAAGGGAAGGTATGGCATCTCCGAGAACCGGGCACGATTGTTGCCCCAAATCAATGGTTTTGCCAATTATAATGATAACATCGACCCGCCTGTCTCCGTCACCGACGGTTCAGCTTACGGCAATCCCTACAATGTGACTCATACCCTGCAATACAGTGCCAATGCAGGATTGCAGCTCCAAATGCCACTCTATAACCAAACCCTCTACACCAGCATCTCCATTGCGCGGACGATGGACGAAATGAACCGTCTCACCTATGAAAAGGCGAGGGAAGACCTCATCCTGCAAGTCTGCAAGATGTATTACCTGGGACAAGTCACCGCTGAGCAAATCGCACTGATAAAAGCCAATATCACCCGTCTTGAAGAATTGCAGAACATCACGCAGGCCTTCTATGACAACGGAATGGCAATGGAAGTCGATGTAAAACGGGTGAACATTAATCTCGAAAATCTGAAAGTACAGTATGACAATGCACAGGCCATGCTGGAACAGCAACTGAATCTGCTGAAATACATCATCGATTATCCCGCAGAAAAACAAATAGCCTTAGTGCCGGTGGATACCGAAACCATCACCCCCGTAGCATTGACCGGACTTTCGGAGAGCCTGTACGAACTCCAACTGCTACAATCGCAACGCCAACTGGCCGAGCAGCAAAAGAAGATGATTGGCTACGGATACATCCCCTCCCTGAATCTGACGGGCAACTGGATGTTTTCCGCTTACACCGATAAGGCTTACCACTGGTTCCATTCCGGTCCTTCCGGGCATTGGTACCGTTCCTATGGCTTAGGGCTCTCGCTGCGTGTTCCCATTTTCGATGGTCTGGACAAACGCTATAAAACCCGTAAGGCCGTCATCGATATCGAAAATATCAAACTGGCTCAGGAGAACACCCGCAAGAATTTGCAGACCCAATACCTGAATGCCACCAACGACCTGATGAACAACCAGCGGAATTTCAAAAAACAGAAAGATAATTATTTGCTCGCCGAAGATGTATATACCGTCACTATGGACCGCTACCGCGAAGGCATCACCTCAATGACCGAAGTGCTGCAAGACGAAATGCGGATGAGCGAAGCCCAGAACAACTACATCAGCGCCCACTACAACTATCGGGTGACCAACCTTATGTTGCTGAAACTGACCGGGCAAATAGAATCATTAGTCAAATAA
- a CDS encoding HlyD family secretion protein yields the protein METVENNSASNTHQEKARKLRKLRRWQIVISLLGIGVMIWGVIQVVCLFLDYKQTETSNDAQIEQYISPVNLRASGYIRKIYFIEHQEVRKGDTLLVLDDREYKIRVMEAEAALKDAQAGATVIGATLQTTQTTASVYDASISEIEIRLAKLEKDRQRYENLVKRNAATPIQLEQIETEYEATHKKLEAVKRQRKAALSGVNEVSHRRESTEAAIQRATAALEMAKLNLSYTVVVAPCDGKLGRRALEEGQFISAGQTITYILPDTQKWIVVNYKETQIENLHLGQEVTITVDAISDREFTGTVTAISGATGSKYSLVPTDNSAGNFVKIQQRIPVRIDFTNLSKEDNGRLAAGMMVVVKAKL from the coding sequence ATGGAAACTGTAGAAAACAATAGCGCATCCAATACGCATCAGGAGAAAGCAAGGAAGTTGAGAAAATTACGCCGTTGGCAAATCGTAATCAGCCTGTTGGGAATAGGCGTCATGATTTGGGGAGTAATACAAGTGGTCTGTCTCTTCCTGGATTACAAGCAGACCGAAACCAGCAACGACGCCCAGATAGAACAATATATATCTCCCGTCAACCTGCGTGCCTCGGGGTATATCAGGAAGATCTATTTTATCGAACACCAGGAAGTTCGCAAGGGAGACACCTTGCTTGTACTGGACGACCGTGAATATAAAATCCGCGTTATGGAAGCCGAAGCCGCCCTGAAGGATGCGCAGGCAGGGGCCACCGTCATTGGAGCCACCTTGCAGACCACACAGACCACCGCATCTGTCTATGATGCTTCCATCTCTGAAATAGAAATCCGTTTGGCCAAACTGGAGAAAGACCGCCAGCGTTATGAGAATCTGGTGAAACGGAATGCTGCAACTCCCATTCAGTTGGAACAGATAGAAACGGAATATGAAGCCACACACAAGAAACTGGAAGCCGTGAAACGTCAACGGAAGGCGGCTCTCTCGGGAGTGAACGAAGTGTCTCATCGTCGTGAGAGTACCGAGGCTGCCATTCAGCGGGCAACGGCTGCGTTGGAAATGGCTAAGCTGAACCTGTCTTATACAGTGGTCGTAGCCCCTTGCGACGGAAAGTTGGGACGTCGTGCCTTGGAGGAAGGTCAATTCATCTCGGCAGGGCAGACCATTACTTACATCTTGCCCGATACGCAGAAGTGGATCGTTGTCAATTATAAAGAAACTCAGATTGAGAATCTGCATCTTGGGCAGGAGGTGACTATCACGGTGGATGCCATCAGCGACAGAGAATTCACTGGAACTGTTACGGCTATTTCGGGGGCTACGGGTTCTAAATATTCGTTGGTTCCCACCGATAATTCTGCCGGAAACTTCGTGAAGATACAGCAACGCATACCGGTTCGTATCGATTTCACCAATCTTTCCAAAGAAGATAATGGGAGACTGGCGGCAGGTATGATGGTAGTTGTGAAAGCTAAACTCTGA
- a CDS encoding MFS transporter yields MPSYPKNYPFYNWVPKPVGIIIMLLLFIPILTVGGVYSVNSTEMMSGLGIISEHIQFTNFVTSIGMAAFAPFLYRLMCIRREKMMCLAGFSLMYVFSYICAETDSIFILALCSLLMGFLRMVLMMVNLFTLIKYAAGMEATRNITPGLEPDDDKGWNKLDIDRCVSQPGIYLFFMILGQLGTSLTAWLAFEYEWQYVYYFMMGTVLLSILVIFITMPYHKFTTRRFPINFRQFGNVAVFCITLVCITYVLVYGKVLDWYDDASIRTATLVAVVSACVFFYMEKNRHSHYFLLDVFKLRTIRMGILLYLLLMIFNSSAMFVNVFTGVGMKLDNYQNATLGNWCMAGYAIGAISSMILGSKGVHFKYLFAAGFLFLGLSAVFMYFEVQSAGLYERMKYPVIIRATGMMFLYALTAAYATQRMPYKYLSTWICVMLTVRMVLGPGIGGALYSNILQERQQHYVIRYAQNVDMLHPEASASFTQTVQGMQYQGKSKQDAINMAAMSTKGRIQVQATLSAVKEMAGWTIYGCLICMIFVLIIPYPKRKLVT; encoded by the coding sequence ATGCCCTCGTACCCTAAAAACTATCCCTTCTACAACTGGGTGCCTAAACCGGTAGGCATCATCATCATGTTGTTGCTCTTTATTCCCATCCTTACGGTGGGTGGCGTTTACTCTGTCAACAGCACCGAGATGATGAGTGGACTGGGCATCATCTCCGAACATATTCAGTTCACTAATTTCGTCACTTCCATCGGAATGGCGGCTTTCGCTCCTTTCCTGTATCGCTTGATGTGTATCCGCCGGGAGAAGATGATGTGTCTGGCGGGGTTCTCGCTCATGTATGTCTTTAGCTATATCTGTGCGGAGACGGACAGTATATTTATTCTGGCGCTTTGCAGCCTGCTCATGGGCTTCTTGCGGATGGTACTAATGATGGTCAATCTGTTTACGCTTATCAAGTACGCTGCCGGAATGGAAGCTACCCGCAACATCACTCCGGGACTGGAACCCGATGATGATAAGGGTTGGAATAAACTGGATATTGACCGATGCGTTAGCCAACCGGGTATTTACCTGTTCTTTATGATTTTAGGGCAATTGGGCACATCGCTTACGGCGTGGCTGGCTTTTGAGTATGAATGGCAGTATGTGTATTATTTTATGATGGGTACAGTGTTGCTTTCCATCTTGGTTATCTTTATCACAATGCCTTATCATAAGTTTACTACGCGCCGTTTTCCTATCAACTTCAGGCAGTTCGGCAATGTGGCGGTGTTCTGCATTACATTGGTGTGCATCACTTATGTGCTGGTTTATGGCAAGGTCTTGGATTGGTACGATGATGCGTCTATCCGCACTGCCACTCTGGTTGCGGTTGTATCTGCCTGTGTCTTTTTCTATATGGAGAAGAACCGCCATTCGCATTACTTCCTGTTGGATGTCTTTAAGTTACGTACCATTCGTATGGGCATTTTGCTTTATCTGTTACTGATGATATTCAATTCGAGTGCCATGTTTGTCAATGTGTTTACGGGTGTCGGGATGAAACTGGATAATTACCAGAATGCGACATTGGGTAACTGGTGTATGGCAGGTTATGCGATTGGTGCTATCTCTTCTATGATATTGGGCTCTAAAGGAGTGCATTTCAAGTATCTGTTTGCAGCCGGTTTCCTGTTTCTCGGATTGTCGGCGGTATTCATGTATTTTGAAGTGCAGAGTGCCGGGTTATACGAGCGGATGAAGTATCCGGTCATTATCCGTGCCACGGGTATGATGTTCCTTTATGCCCTGACGGCTGCTTATGCCACGCAACGCATGCCCTATAAGTACCTTTCTACTTGGATTTGTGTCATGCTTACCGTGCGCATGGTATTGGGACCTGGCATCGGAGGCGCTCTTTACTCAAATATATTGCAGGAGCGTCAGCAGCATTATGTCATCCGCTATGCGCAAAATGTGGATATGCTTCATCCCGAGGCTTCCGCCTCGTTTACCCAGACTGTTCAAGGCATGCAATATCAGGGAAAGAGCAAGCAGGACGCAATCAATATGGCGGCAATGTCTACCAAAGGGCGGATTCAGGTGCAGGCTACCCTATCTGCCGTAAAGGAAATGGCGGGCTGGACTATATACGGCTGCCTTATTTGTATGATATTTGTACTGATTATTCCTTATCCTAAGCGGAAATTAGTAACTTAG